Proteins encoded in a region of the Nitrospirota bacterium genome:
- a CDS encoding type II toxin-antitoxin system HicB family antitoxin, giving the protein MDFFTTVLRQSGDYWVALCLENGLVGQGRTKEQAIEKLKEAIASLEEVQKTEDIYSAPLSIKELHEFLTVEEKEPLSEPYEVRAVYA; this is encoded by the coding sequence TTTTTTTACGACGGTGCTTAGGCAGAGTGGCGATTACTGGGTAGCCCTGTGTCTTGAGAATGGGCTGGTAGGGCAGGGCAGGACAAAGGAACAAGCCATTGAAAAACTAAAAGAAGCTATTGCCTCCCTTGAAGAGGTTCAGAAGACAGAGGACATCTATAGTGCACCTCTTTCAATAAAAGAGCTACATGAATTTCTCACAGTAGAAGAAAAAGAACCCCTTTCAGAGCCTTATGAGGTAAGAGCAGTGTATGCCTAA